Proteins encoded by one window of Kribbella flavida DSM 17836:
- a CDS encoding ThuA domain-containing protein, translating to MPGTDPVRVLVWGENRHEQRDASVAAIYPDGMHTTIKQGIEQNLGAAATVATTTLDEPEHGLTAEVLAATDVLVWWGHLAHGDVADEVVERVQQQVLAGMGLVVLHSGHYSKIFQRLMGTSCSLRWRNERDRELVWTVDPTHPIAQGVPQPIEIEAQEMYGEFFDIPVPDELVFVSNFSGGEVFRSGCTFRRGHGRIFYFSPGDQEYPVYHHQAVRRVIANGVAWAHQDRPARKAPELRRHAVGDFSG from the coding sequence ATGCCCGGAACCGACCCCGTCCGCGTCCTCGTCTGGGGCGAGAACCGGCACGAGCAGCGGGACGCTAGCGTCGCCGCCATCTACCCCGACGGCATGCACACCACGATCAAGCAGGGCATCGAGCAGAACCTGGGCGCCGCCGCGACGGTCGCGACAACCACGCTGGACGAGCCGGAGCACGGCCTGACCGCCGAGGTGCTGGCCGCTACCGACGTACTGGTCTGGTGGGGACACCTGGCGCACGGGGACGTCGCCGACGAGGTGGTCGAGCGGGTCCAGCAGCAGGTGCTCGCCGGGATGGGGCTGGTGGTGCTGCACTCCGGGCACTACTCGAAGATCTTCCAGCGGCTGATGGGCACGAGTTGCTCGCTGCGCTGGCGCAACGAGCGGGACCGGGAGCTGGTCTGGACCGTCGACCCGACGCACCCGATCGCCCAGGGCGTGCCGCAGCCGATCGAGATCGAGGCGCAGGAGATGTACGGCGAGTTCTTCGACATCCCGGTGCCCGACGAACTGGTCTTCGTCAGCAACTTCAGCGGCGGCGAGGTGTTCCGCAGCGGCTGCACCTTCCGCCGGGGGCACGGCCGGATCTTCTACTTCTCGCCGGGCGACCAGGAGTACCCGGTCTACCACCACCAGGCCGTCCGCAGGGTGATCGCGAACGGCGTCGCCTGGGCCCACCAGGACCGGCCCGCCCGCAAGGCTCCCGAGCTGCGCCGGCACGCGGTCGGAGATTTCAGTGGCTGA
- a CDS encoding Gfo/Idh/MocA family protein: protein MAEPLRILQVGAGAMGRTWLHTIAASPDAELVGLVDLDLGLAQQASESELAALVPIARSLSELVDATGAQAVVNVTVPAAHNAVNEEALRAGLPVLCEKPIAPTVADAQYIAGVAEQTGQLLMISQSRRYLNQFAALRTAAGELGRIASVSCEFARAPHFGGFREEMPYPLLVDMAIHQFDAARALLGSDPVGVYCESYNPGWSWYAGDAAATAIFEFPGGARFVFHGSWCAPGQETSWNSRWRVSGEHGTALWDGDNAPVTGDPVAAVPVGDQPEQTAGSLAEFVGCVRSGAPAQSDARSNVASLAMVEAAVRSATERRRIELAEVLAASS, encoded by the coding sequence GTGGCTGAGCCGCTGCGCATCCTCCAGGTCGGTGCCGGTGCGATGGGCCGTACCTGGCTGCACACGATCGCCGCCTCACCGGACGCCGAGCTGGTCGGCCTGGTCGATCTCGACCTCGGCCTGGCGCAGCAGGCGAGCGAGAGTGAGCTGGCCGCGCTGGTGCCGATCGCTCGCTCACTGTCCGAGCTGGTGGACGCCACCGGCGCCCAAGCCGTCGTCAACGTCACCGTTCCGGCCGCGCACAACGCGGTCAACGAGGAGGCGCTGCGGGCAGGGCTGCCGGTGCTGTGCGAGAAGCCGATCGCGCCGACGGTCGCCGACGCGCAGTACATCGCGGGCGTTGCCGAGCAGACCGGCCAGTTGCTGATGATCAGCCAGTCGCGGCGGTACCTGAATCAGTTCGCCGCGCTCCGCACCGCGGCCGGCGAGCTCGGCCGGATCGCGAGCGTGTCCTGCGAGTTCGCCCGCGCACCGCACTTCGGCGGCTTCCGGGAGGAGATGCCGTACCCGCTGCTCGTCGACATGGCCATCCACCAGTTCGACGCGGCCCGCGCGCTGCTCGGATCGGACCCGGTCGGCGTGTACTGCGAGTCGTACAACCCCGGCTGGAGCTGGTACGCCGGTGACGCGGCCGCCACCGCGATCTTCGAGTTTCCCGGCGGCGCTCGGTTCGTCTTCCACGGCAGCTGGTGCGCCCCCGGCCAGGAGACGTCGTGGAACAGCCGCTGGCGGGTGAGCGGCGAGCACGGCACCGCGTTGTGGGACGGCGACAACGCCCCGGTGACCGGTGATCCCGTCGCCGCGGTCCCGGTCGGTGACCAGCCCGAGCAGACGGCCGGCTCGCTGGCCGAGTTCGTCGGGTGTGTGCGCAGTGGTGCCCCGGCGCAGTCCGACGCGCGCAGCAACGTCGCGTCGCTGGCGATGGTCGAGGCGGCGGTCCGCTCGGCCACCGAGCGCCGCCGGATCGAGCTGGCCGAGGTGCTGGCCGCGTCGTCCTGA